TCTAATCTGCCTTGATCCATGTAAGACATTCGCCTCGAACCTCAACTAGAATCAAAACTTTTACACACTCCGGGGCATGTTCCATGAAATTGTTTTCGATCCTCGCGCTGGTTGGCGCTCTGTTATTTGTCGGAACGGCTACCGGTGCCGAGCCCAAGACCTTCTCCTATGGCCAGGACTCGAAGCAGAGTTTGAACGTGTACGTGCCGGCCAAAGCGCCCGCGTCTGGTTCGCTGCCCGTGCTGGTTTGGGTTCATGGCGGCGGCTGGCGCAACGGCGACAAGGATAATCGCTCGGGCAAGGCGTTGTGCCAGGCCTGGGCCGACCAGGGGACCGTGGCCGTGGGGCTCGACTATCGGTTGACGCCCGCGGTCAAGCATCCGGCTCATGTCGAGGATGTGGCGGCCGGCGTTGCCTGGGTCCACACGAACATCGCCACGCACGGCGGCGACCCGCGCCGGGTCTTCCTGCTGGGACATTCGGCGGGGGCTCATCTGGTGGCGCTGGTGGCGACCGCGCCGCAGTTTTTGCAAGCGCACGACCTCGCCCCCAGCGACGCGCTGGCCGGCGTAATGCCGATCGACACGGCCAGCTACGATCTGACGGCCACCCGAGCGCCGATCGTCCGCAAGATGATCAGCGACGCATTCGGCGACAATCAACCGACGCTCGTCGAGGCGTCGCCTTTGTTGCAGGTGCGGAAGCATCCTGCCGGCTGCCCGGCGTTCATCATCGCCACGGTCAAGCAGCGTCCCGAGGCGGTCGAGGAGTCCGAGTCGCTTAGGGCGGCGCTCCCCAAGGCCGAGTTGATCGTCGTCGATTATCCGGGCAGCGGGCAACTGGCCGCGCACGGCCTGATTGCCAAACACCTCGCCGACTTCGACAAGGACATGACCAAACGCCTGCTGGCATTCGTGCTGGGCAGCAAAGAATCAGCGCAGTAGTTGACGCCCAGTTCGTCGTGATCGCCGCGAGATGATTTGGTGCCCACAGGGCACCCTACGAAACAAGCGAGCAGTCGTAGGTTACGTGAGTTTGAGAGGGTCGGAAATGTCTCGTGTTGGCTTGATATCTTGTGTTAGCAAAAAGCAATCGACTGCTGCTCAAGCGAAAGATTTGTATTGCTCCGCGCTTTTTACGAAGTCGCGTGAATATGTTCAGC
The nucleotide sequence above comes from Planctomycetota bacterium. Encoded proteins:
- a CDS encoding alpha/beta hydrolase; translated protein: MKLFSILALVGALLFVGTATGAEPKTFSYGQDSKQSLNVYVPAKAPASGSLPVLVWVHGGGWRNGDKDNRSGKALCQAWADQGTVAVGLDYRLTPAVKHPAHVEDVAAGVAWVHTNIATHGGDPRRVFLLGHSAGAHLVALVATAPQFLQAHDLAPSDALAGVMPIDTASYDLTATRAPIVRKMISDAFGDNQPTLVEASPLLQVRKHPAGCPAFIIATVKQRPEAVEESESLRAALPKAELIVVDYPGSGQLAAHGLIAKHLADFDKDMTKRLLAFVLGSKESAQ